Proteins encoded in a region of the Streptococcus sanguinis genome:
- the proB gene encoding glutamate 5-kinase, with product MKAKRIVFKVGTSSLTNADGSLSRAKVKEITRQLALLHEAGHELILVSSGAIAAGFSSLGFKKRPTKVADKQASAAVGQGLLLEEYTTNLLLKQIISAQILLTQDDFADKRRYKNAHQALSVLLNRGAIPIINENDTVAIEELKVGDNDTLSAQVAAMVQADLLVLLTDVDGLYTANPSTNPDARRLEKIEKISSELIDMAGGAGTSNGTGGMLTKIKAATLATMSGVPVYICSSLKTDALLEAAEKTKDGSLFLAQKKGLKTQKQWLAFYAKSQGEIYVDQGAANALRNNGKSLLVSGLVSVSGSFAYQDTVAVYEEGSGAILGKGRVRFGKSALKDMLKSNKPKGVVIHRDDWISLTPELNDLFAEF from the coding sequence ATGAAAGCAAAGCGAATCGTATTTAAGGTGGGGACTTCGTCATTAACCAACGCAGATGGCAGTCTGTCACGCGCCAAGGTAAAGGAAATCACTCGGCAGTTGGCTCTCTTGCACGAGGCGGGTCATGAGTTAATCTTGGTCTCATCAGGAGCTATTGCCGCAGGTTTTTCTTCTCTGGGCTTTAAAAAGCGACCAACCAAGGTGGCGGATAAACAGGCATCAGCTGCTGTTGGACAGGGTTTGCTTTTGGAGGAATATACAACCAATCTTCTTTTGAAGCAAATCATTTCTGCTCAGATTCTTTTGACTCAGGATGATTTTGCAGATAAGCGTCGGTACAAGAACGCCCATCAGGCCTTGTCTGTCTTGCTGAATCGCGGAGCTATTCCTATCATCAATGAAAATGACACGGTGGCCATCGAGGAGCTCAAGGTCGGGGACAATGATACACTTAGTGCTCAAGTAGCGGCTATGGTCCAGGCAGACCTCTTGGTGCTTCTGACAGATGTAGACGGACTCTACACGGCCAATCCGTCTACCAATCCAGATGCCCGCCGGCTTGAAAAGATTGAGAAGATTAGCTCTGAGCTGATTGATATGGCAGGCGGCGCAGGAACGAGCAATGGAACTGGTGGTATGCTGACAAAGATTAAGGCAGCAACGCTTGCGACCATGTCAGGTGTGCCGGTCTATATCTGCTCCTCACTCAAGACGGATGCTCTGCTGGAAGCAGCGGAGAAAACCAAGGATGGCAGTCTCTTTTTGGCTCAGAAAAAAGGTCTAAAAACGCAGAAGCAATGGCTGGCTTTCTATGCTAAAAGTCAAGGTGAAATCTATGTAGACCAAGGAGCAGCCAACGCTCTCAGAAACAATGGGAAAAGTTTGTTGGTGTCAGGTCTTGTATCTGTATCGGGGAGCTTTGCCTATCAAGATACGGTGGCAGTTTACGAGGAAGGCAGCGGAGCTATTCTTGGTAAAGGGCGTGTGCGTTTTGGCAAGTCAGCTCTTAAAGATATGCTCAAGTCCAATAAACCTAAAGGTGTTGTCATTCATCGGGATGACTGGATTTCTCTGACACCGGAGTTGAATGATTTATTTGCAGAATTTTAG
- a CDS encoding RluA family pseudouridine synthase — translation MEVRIEASVAGQRLDKAVAELTDLSRSLANEQIKDGQILVNGQVKKAKYVVKEDDVISYELPEPEVVEYVAEDIPLEIVYQDEDVAVVNKPQGMVVHPSAGHTSGTLVNALMYHIQDLSGINGVLRPGIVHRIDKDTSGLLMIAKNDQAHVSLADELKDKKSLRKYWAIVHGNLPNDRGVIEAPIGRSEKDRKKQAVTAKGKPALTRFQVLERFGDYSLVELQLETGRTHQIRVHMAYIGHPVAGDEVYGPRKTLKGHGQFLHARTLGFTHPRTGEVLEFTAEAPAIFQETLAKLRQE, via the coding sequence ATGGAAGTAAGAATTGAGGCTTCAGTAGCTGGTCAGCGCTTGGACAAGGCGGTCGCTGAGCTGACAGACCTATCCCGTAGTTTGGCCAATGAGCAGATTAAGGACGGCCAGATTTTGGTCAATGGACAAGTCAAAAAAGCCAAATATGTGGTCAAAGAAGACGATGTCATCTCCTATGAGCTGCCTGAGCCGGAAGTGGTTGAGTATGTAGCTGAAGATATTCCGCTAGAAATCGTCTATCAAGATGAGGATGTGGCAGTCGTCAATAAACCTCAGGGGATGGTGGTCCATCCTTCTGCGGGCCATACCAGCGGTACGCTAGTCAATGCCCTTATGTACCACATCCAAGACCTCTCTGGCATCAACGGAGTTCTTCGGCCGGGCATTGTCCATCGGATCGACAAGGATACTTCTGGGCTTCTTATGATTGCCAAGAATGACCAAGCCCATGTGTCTCTGGCTGATGAGCTCAAGGATAAGAAATCCCTACGCAAGTATTGGGCTATTGTTCATGGAAACCTGCCTAACGACCGTGGAGTGATTGAGGCACCGATTGGCCGCAGTGAAAAAGACCGCAAGAAGCAGGCCGTGACGGCCAAAGGCAAGCCGGCTTTGACGCGTTTCCAAGTCTTGGAACGTTTTGGTGACTATAGCTTAGTCGAGCTTCAGCTGGAAACAGGTCGGACTCATCAGATCCGCGTTCACATGGCCTACATCGGACATCCTGTGGCTGGTGATGAGGTCTATGGACCGCGTAAGACCTTAAAAGGTCATGGCCAATTTCTGCACGCGCGAACGTTAGGCTTCACTCATCCTCGAACTGGTGAAGTGCTGGAATTTACAGCTGAAGCGCCAGCCATTTTCCAAGAAACCTTAGCAAAACTGCGACAAGAATAG
- the lspA gene encoding signal peptidase II — translation MKRKIIIPFAVLVLIAVDQLVKLYIISDFKLGQVKSFIPHLVSLTYLQNTGAAFSMLENQQWLFTLVTFLVIGGAVYYLIKHLHASKWMLAGLTLVIAGGLGNFIDRIRQGFVVDMFQFDFINFAIFNVADMYLTFGVAILLLMILKEEKDGSKN, via the coding sequence ATGAAAAGAAAAATTATTATTCCTTTTGCAGTCTTAGTTCTTATTGCTGTGGACCAGCTGGTCAAGTTATATATTATCAGCGATTTTAAGCTGGGGCAAGTCAAGAGTTTCATTCCGCATCTGGTGAGTCTGACCTATCTTCAGAATACAGGCGCAGCCTTCTCTATGCTGGAAAATCAGCAATGGCTCTTTACTTTGGTGACATTTTTGGTCATCGGCGGAGCTGTTTATTATCTCATCAAGCATCTACATGCTTCAAAGTGGATGCTGGCCGGGCTGACCTTGGTGATTGCTGGCGGTTTGGGGAACTTTATTGACCGGATACGTCAAGGTTTTGTCGTGGATATGTTTCAGTTTGATTTTATCAATTTTGCTATTTTCAATGTGGCAGATATGTATCTGACCTTTGGTGTAGCTATTTTACTGCTGATGATTTTGAAGGAAGAAAAAGATGGAAGTAAGAATTGA
- a CDS encoding LysR family transcriptional regulator yields the protein MNIQQLRYVVAIANSGTFREAAEKMYVSQPSLSISVRDLEKELGFKIFRRTSSGTFLTRRGMEFYEKAQDLVKGFDVFQNQYANPEEERDEFSIASQHYDFLPPLITQFSQTYPEYKNFRIFELTTVQILDEVAQGHSEIGIIYLNNQNTKGIMQRMEKLGLEVIELIPFQTHIYLREDHPLTQKEELVMEDLAALPTVRFTQEKDEYLYYSENFVDTSASSQMFNVTDRATLNGILERTDAYATGSGFLDSNSVNGITVIKLRDNLDNHMVYVKREDVELTQVGEDFVSVMKEYFAQKK from the coding sequence ATGAATATTCAACAATTGCGTTATGTGGTCGCCATTGCTAACAGTGGGACTTTTCGAGAAGCAGCGGAAAAAATGTATGTCAGCCAGCCTAGTCTGTCTATTTCTGTCCGTGATTTGGAAAAAGAGCTGGGCTTCAAGATTTTTCGTCGGACCAGCAGTGGGACTTTTCTGACTCGCCGAGGAATGGAGTTTTATGAAAAGGCTCAAGACTTGGTCAAGGGTTTTGATGTTTTTCAAAATCAATATGCAAATCCCGAGGAAGAGCGGGATGAGTTTTCTATTGCCAGCCAACACTATGACTTTCTGCCGCCTTTGATTACCCAATTTTCTCAGACCTATCCTGAGTATAAGAACTTCCGGATTTTTGAGTTAACAACTGTACAGATTCTGGACGAAGTCGCGCAAGGCCATAGTGAAATCGGCATTATCTACCTCAATAACCAGAATACCAAGGGTATTATGCAGCGGATGGAAAAGCTGGGCTTGGAAGTAATTGAGTTGATTCCTTTTCAGACCCACATTTACCTGAGGGAGGATCATCCTCTGACTCAGAAGGAGGAGTTGGTCATGGAAGATTTAGCGGCCTTGCCGACTGTTCGCTTTACTCAGGAAAAGGACGAGTATCTCTATTATTCAGAGAATTTTGTCGATACCAGTGCCAGTTCCCAAATGTTTAATGTGACTGACCGAGCGACTTTGAATGGGATTTTGGAGCGAACCGATGCTTATGCGACTGGATCTGGCTTTTTGGACAGCAATAGTGTAAATGGTATTACTGTCATCAAGCTTCGTGACAACTTGGACAACCACATGGTCTATGTCAAGCGAGAAGATGTGGAGTTGACTCAGGTCGGAGAAGACTTCGTATCGGTTATGAAAGAGTATTTTGCACAGAAAAAATAA
- a CDS encoding GNAT family N-acetyltransferase: MQISIYSALPEKEKQELFELVQECNKADGGYRLPYLDNNYNADPEMPAFFLAEMDGQTIGFLSVYADEPSQAEVSLYVLPAYRCQGVANQLLAAFAKVADKYDLTEIEYVAEQAFLNDQADFARRFDYQEGEAEIWLTQSAQTFPLEKREGIEVLQGILDLAEEIAAFQSQVFETPLDVALKYAQESISSSSSLLYILKKDGRVVASVSVDTDFGTNYFFGLAVDQDFQGQGLGSYLLLASMQDLNVRNGQDFQIVVEKQNTRALKLYKKLGFKEMTEVVYLKEK, translated from the coding sequence ATGCAGATAAGTATTTATAGTGCATTACCTGAGAAAGAAAAGCAGGAATTGTTTGAATTAGTTCAAGAGTGTAATAAGGCAGACGGAGGCTATCGACTGCCCTATCTGGATAATAATTATAATGCAGATCCTGAAATGCCAGCCTTCTTCTTGGCTGAGATGGATGGCCAGACCATCGGTTTTTTATCAGTCTATGCGGATGAACCTAGTCAAGCAGAGGTTTCTCTCTATGTCTTGCCGGCGTATCGCTGTCAGGGTGTGGCTAATCAGCTCCTAGCTGCTTTTGCAAAAGTAGCTGATAAGTATGACTTGACCGAGATTGAGTATGTAGCAGAGCAGGCCTTTTTGAACGATCAAGCTGATTTTGCTCGGAGATTTGATTACCAAGAGGGTGAAGCTGAAATCTGGCTGACGCAGTCTGCTCAAACTTTTCCTCTGGAAAAGAGAGAAGGGATAGAGGTCTTGCAAGGAATTTTGGACTTGGCAGAAGAGATTGCAGCCTTTCAGTCCCAAGTCTTTGAGACACCGCTAGATGTTGCTTTGAAATACGCCCAAGAATCCATTAGCAGTAGCTCCAGTCTGCTTTACATCTTGAAGAAAGATGGTAGAGTTGTAGCTTCTGTGTCAGTTGATACGGATTTTGGTACCAATTATTTCTTTGGCTTGGCGGTTGATCAAGACTTTCAGGGACAGGGGCTAGGAAGCTATCTCTTGCTTGCAAGTATGCAGGATTTGAATGTGCGCAATGGACAGGACTTTCAGATTGTCGTAGAAAAGCAGAATACCCGAGCATTGAAACTTTATAAAAAGCTAGGCTTCAAAGAGATGACAGAGGTTGTTTATCTAAAAGAAAAATAG
- a CDS encoding peptide ABC transporter substrate-binding protein, giving the protein MKASKWLIATGVALSAGLLLTACSQSSSSTNNYTYVYSSDPDSLNYLATNRATTGDVISNLVDGLFENDKYGNLIPSIAKSWTVSKDGLTYTYKLRDDAKWYTSDGEEYAEVKAQDFVTGLKYAADENSEAIYLVQDSVKGLDAYIKGEDKNFDNVGVKAIDDHTLQYTLARPEPYWNSKTTSTILFPVNEEFLKAEGSNFGSVKPSSILYNGPYLLKSLTSKSVMEFVKNPNYYDKDNVTLDSIKLTYYDGNDQEALIRNFSDGVYSTARLYPNSSGFASVKKKYADNIVYSPQDSTSYYYNFNYNRQSYNHTSKTTDAQKSATNEAIMNKDFRQAINFAFDRTSYGAQGNGEDGATKVLRNTLVPPSFVQIGDKDFGTVVGEKLVNYGSQWQGIDLSDAQDPYYNPEKAKAKFAEAKQALQAKGVEFPIHLDMPVDQSSTIGVQWASSTKQSIESALGAENVVIDLQKMSTDDLNNITYFANSAAQKDYDMSTGGWTGDYQDPSTYLDTLNIKNGGSLQNFGFEPGQDNDKIKELGLDTYTKMLEEANAETSNVQLRYEKYAEAEAWLLDSGLIIPTISQGATPSVTKSVPFKKAYSPVGVKGSGYNFKLTQLQKDVVTTKEYEAAKKKWKEEATAANKKAQEELADHVEK; this is encoded by the coding sequence ATGAAAGCATCTAAATGGCTGATTGCGACTGGAGTTGCACTGAGTGCCGGGCTATTGCTGACGGCTTGTAGCCAGTCTTCATCTAGCACAAATAATTATACTTACGTTTATAGTTCAGACCCTGATAGCTTGAACTATCTTGCTACAAACCGTGCAACGACAGGTGATGTCATTTCCAACCTGGTCGATGGACTTTTTGAAAATGACAAGTACGGGAACCTGATTCCCTCAATCGCCAAGTCATGGACAGTTTCTAAGGACGGCCTGACCTATACTTATAAGCTGCGTGATGATGCTAAATGGTACACATCCGATGGTGAAGAATATGCAGAAGTAAAGGCCCAGGACTTTGTGACTGGCTTGAAGTATGCAGCAGATGAAAATTCTGAAGCTATTTATCTCGTTCAGGATTCTGTGAAGGGCTTGGATGCTTATATCAAGGGTGAAGATAAGAATTTCGACAATGTTGGTGTTAAGGCTATTGATGACCACACTCTGCAATACACTCTGGCTCGCCCTGAGCCTTACTGGAACTCTAAAACGACCAGTACGATTCTTTTCCCAGTCAATGAAGAGTTTCTGAAAGCAGAAGGAAGCAACTTTGGCTCAGTCAAGCCATCTAGCATCCTCTATAATGGTCCTTACTTGCTCAAGTCTCTGACTTCCAAGTCTGTGATGGAATTTGTCAAAAACCCAAATTACTATGACAAAGACAATGTCACTCTGGATAGTATCAAGCTGACCTACTACGATGGAAATGATCAGGAAGCACTGATCCGTAACTTCAGCGATGGCGTTTACAGCACAGCTCGTCTCTATCCGAATAGCTCTGGCTTTGCCTCAGTCAAGAAGAAATATGCGGACAATATTGTTTACAGCCCGCAGGATTCTACTTCTTATTACTATAATTTCAACTACAATCGTCAGTCTTACAATCATACTTCTAAAACAACAGACGCTCAAAAATCTGCTACAAACGAAGCAATCATGAACAAAGACTTCCGTCAGGCTATCAACTTTGCCTTTGATCGTACGTCTTATGGAGCGCAAGGGAATGGTGAAGACGGAGCGACTAAGGTCTTGAGAAATACCTTGGTACCGCCTAGCTTTGTCCAAATTGGCGACAAGGATTTTGGAACTGTTGTTGGGGAAAAATTAGTTAATTATGGTAGCCAATGGCAAGGAATTGACCTCTCTGACGCGCAAGATCCATACTATAATCCTGAAAAAGCTAAGGCGAAATTTGCAGAAGCGAAGCAAGCCTTGCAGGCTAAGGGAGTTGAATTCCCGATTCACTTAGATATGCCAGTGGATCAGTCTAGCACCATTGGCGTTCAATGGGCTAGCTCAACCAAGCAGTCTATCGAATCGGCTCTTGGAGCGGAAAATGTCGTCATTGACCTGCAAAAGATGAGCACAGACGATCTTAATAATATCACTTATTTTGCTAACTCTGCTGCTCAGAAAGACTATGATATGTCTACTGGTGGTTGGACTGGTGACTACCAAGACCCATCTACCTATCTTGATACTCTTAATATTAAGAACGGCGGAAGCTTGCAAAACTTTGGTTTTGAACCAGGTCAAGACAATGATAAGATTAAAGAGCTGGGCTTGGATACCTATACTAAGATGCTGGAAGAAGCTAATGCTGAAACGAGCAATGTGCAACTGCGTTACGAAAAATACGCAGAAGCAGAAGCTTGGTTGCTGGATAGCGGCTTGATTATCCCGACTATTTCTCAGGGAGCAACACCGTCAGTTACTAAATCAGTCCCATTCAAAAAGGCTTATTCACCAGTTGGTGTCAAAGGTTCAGGCTACAACTTCAAGCTGACCCAGCTTCAGAAGGATGTTGTAACGACCAAAGAATACGAAGCGGCTAAGAAAAAATGGAAAGAAGAAGCTACTGCGGCAAATAAAAAAGCCCAGGAAGAACTTGCTGACCACGTTGAAAAATAA
- a CDS encoding glycoside hydrolase family 3 N-terminal domain-containing protein translates to MPMMKRYKLLLVLALSLLVFWPLGAIKADTANQSPESANQSEQASAAVVTDSSDSSAGVRGTPSHDGQIAAKALPVSDAPSVATTEADDSSQAANAGKLVEASAKPATAQATEVSSGANQAQGQAASDAPSASKRVQELVADMTVRQKITQMLMPDFRKWQQEGQAAQSDMTELNKEVAEAVDKYDFGGVILFAENVKGTAQTLALTQALQQAAISNQANNGKLPLLLAIDQEGGIVYRLGSGTALPGNMAVGATRDPELANQAGQIIGRELSALGLNVNFAPVFDTNNNPQNPVIGLRSFSSDPKVVARLGTAMMEGIQKYNVAVAAKHFPGHGDTAVDSHTGLPLVDKSYAELEALELLPFKAAIDKNADMLMTAHIQYPQIEKDTVISKQTGETIYIPATLSDDIITGIVRKKFGYKGVVVSDAMGMDAIAKNFGESEAAIMAIKSGVDVVLMPTVLRSKSDLAKIDKIISDIEQAVQRGDIPVSRLDESVTRILNLKEKRGVLDFDPSERTQAKAEATVGSELNRDTERKIAASAVTVVKNDDTVLPFKVKSGDRILLLAAYDDEVPGLELGVKRLIADGVIPAGVTYEALNYSKTTKLEDLKGKIDQATHLVLISEIGRQSQLASDFWLTRVPTEVVDYANASGKQAAVMSISKPYDVANYPNAKAIVAVYGNKGMDPTESLKPDNAFGPNIPAGVEVIFNGQKHVGTLPVNVPRIKDSIMSEKEVAYPIGHGLFYTDPVKDIKVNVPASAQLDQPFTATVTLSGLNGLEKNDYRLALKMDNQHFSILPSPDYTISGDTVLISKKANDTNPVQIGLKGIVEGQFSPVVSLTLIDSQDREFSMGEGYYKELVQVAAARENGIPGQQNPPQLSLRSVEPVSSRRQLSQQATQFGQLPKTGDNSSLFLVLLGALFLFGVVYLYGLSYRRL, encoded by the coding sequence ATGCCTATGATGAAAAGGTATAAATTGCTATTGGTACTTGCCTTGTCATTGCTAGTTTTTTGGCCATTGGGAGCCATAAAAGCAGATACGGCTAATCAGTCGCCTGAATCTGCTAACCAGTCTGAGCAAGCAAGTGCTGCAGTTGTAACGGACTCTTCTGATAGTAGTGCAGGGGTTAGGGGCACGCCAAGTCATGATGGTCAGATTGCTGCAAAAGCTCTGCCGGTCTCTGATGCTCCGTCAGTCGCAACTACTGAAGCAGATGATTCAAGTCAAGCTGCAAACGCGGGTAAATTGGTAGAAGCTTCTGCCAAGCCAGCGACTGCCCAGGCTACAGAAGTTTCTTCAGGTGCCAATCAGGCGCAAGGTCAGGCGGCGAGTGATGCACCTTCGGCTTCTAAGAGAGTACAGGAGCTTGTGGCGGATATGACAGTTCGTCAGAAGATTACACAGATGTTGATGCCGGACTTCAGAAAATGGCAGCAAGAGGGCCAAGCCGCCCAGTCCGATATGACGGAGCTTAATAAAGAAGTGGCAGAAGCGGTTGATAAATACGACTTTGGTGGTGTCATTCTCTTTGCTGAGAATGTGAAGGGAACTGCTCAAACCTTAGCCTTGACTCAGGCTCTGCAGCAAGCAGCTATTAGCAACCAAGCTAATAATGGCAAGCTGCCGCTCTTGCTCGCTATAGACCAAGAAGGTGGTATCGTCTATCGTTTGGGCAGCGGGACAGCTCTTCCTGGCAACATGGCAGTCGGAGCGACGCGAGATCCAGAATTGGCTAATCAAGCAGGTCAAATTATCGGACGGGAACTATCGGCTCTAGGTTTGAATGTCAACTTTGCTCCGGTTTTTGATACAAATAATAATCCGCAGAATCCAGTTATTGGTTTGCGTTCCTTCTCTTCAGATCCTAAGGTTGTTGCTCGTTTGGGAACGGCTATGATGGAGGGGATTCAGAAATACAATGTCGCAGTAGCGGCTAAGCATTTTCCTGGGCATGGTGATACGGCGGTGGATTCTCACACTGGTCTGCCTCTGGTAGATAAGTCATATGCTGAGCTTGAAGCTCTGGAGTTGCTGCCTTTCAAGGCTGCCATTGACAAAAACGCTGATATGCTGATGACAGCTCATATTCAATATCCTCAGATCGAAAAAGACACGGTTATATCTAAGCAAACTGGGGAAACCATTTATATCCCTGCCACCTTGTCAGATGACATTATTACCGGCATTGTTCGTAAAAAGTTCGGCTACAAGGGAGTGGTAGTATCTGATGCTATGGGCATGGATGCGATTGCCAAAAACTTCGGAGAATCTGAAGCGGCTATCATGGCTATTAAGTCAGGTGTGGATGTAGTTCTGATGCCAACTGTCTTACGCAGCAAGAGTGATTTGGCCAAGATTGATAAGATTATCAGTGATATTGAGCAGGCGGTTCAGAGAGGCGATATTCCAGTCAGCAGATTGGATGAGTCAGTGACGCGAATCTTGAATCTAAAAGAAAAACGGGGTGTTTTAGACTTTGACCCATCTGAGCGAACCCAAGCCAAGGCTGAAGCAACTGTTGGCTCAGAGTTAAACAGAGATACCGAGAGAAAAATCGCTGCTAGTGCAGTAACGGTAGTTAAAAACGATGATACTGTTCTGCCCTTTAAGGTCAAATCTGGCGACAGAATTTTGCTGTTAGCAGCCTATGACGATGAAGTGCCTGGACTAGAGTTGGGTGTCAAGCGTTTGATAGCTGACGGAGTGATTCCGGCAGGTGTCACATACGAAGCGCTGAACTACAGCAAGACAACCAAGTTGGAAGATTTGAAAGGAAAGATTGACCAGGCTACTCACCTTGTCCTAATCTCTGAAATTGGTCGTCAATCTCAACTGGCTAGCGATTTCTGGCTGACAAGGGTTCCGACGGAAGTTGTAGACTATGCAAATGCAAGTGGAAAGCAAGCAGCTGTCATGAGCATTTCCAAACCTTATGATGTAGCGAATTATCCTAATGCCAAGGCTATTGTAGCAGTTTATGGAAACAAGGGCATGGATCCGACCGAGTCCCTGAAGCCGGACAATGCTTTTGGTCCTAATATCCCAGCTGGAGTGGAAGTGATTTTCAATGGTCAAAAACATGTTGGAACGCTACCAGTAAATGTGCCGCGTATCAAGGATAGCATCATGTCTGAGAAAGAGGTAGCCTATCCTATCGGGCATGGTCTCTTTTATACCGATCCAGTTAAGGATATCAAAGTCAATGTCCCTGCATCTGCTCAGCTAGATCAGCCTTTTACAGCTACGGTTACCCTGAGTGGATTAAATGGTCTAGAGAAAAATGACTACCGTCTTGCTCTTAAGATGGATAATCAGCATTTCAGCATTCTCCCTAGTCCAGACTATACCATCTCTGGTGATACTGTTTTGATTTCTAAAAAAGCTAATGATACCAATCCAGTTCAGATTGGCTTGAAAGGCATAGTAGAAGGACAGTTCAGTCCGGTTGTGTCTCTAACCTTGATTGACAGTCAAGACCGAGAATTCAGTATGGGAGAAGGTTATTACAAGGAGCTTGTTCAGGTTGCTGCAGCTAGGGAGAACGGGATTCCAGGTCAACAAAATCCTCCGCAGTTGAGTTTGCGTTCTGTTGAACCTGTAAGTTCTCGTCGGCAACTAAGTCAGCAGGCTACACAGTTTGGCCAGCTTCCTAAAACAGGAGACAACAGCAGCTTGTTCTTAGTCTTGCTGGGTGCCTTATTCTTGTTTGGAGTTGTCTATCTGTATGGCTTATCGTACCGAAGACTATAA
- a CDS encoding vWA domain-containing protein, protein MEKESFKLPGFSLYKLKVGLASATLLFAFSQASHVFADQVGTPPSSSGIAKTEAVSSPIEAAGAEIAADTTKPVVEESTAKPGDLIDVSKNVSPVDVKESQEGNQTVRVEMSTVDVTKTEVAPAKVDKAPEPITRRTENTLSGTDENGNPYTQYERVDKTTTITYTSTPPTVTKAGSADIVFVVDRSGSMGGTIDIVRANINEFVRNITKEGITARFGLATFSDEVYGRNSGSKDEDTVLTRFGSSYFTTDPAELEKALAAIRIASGGDTPETPTPALNQIISTYDWSKSSKNKKFVVLLTDAEMKEDPSIPTVADTLAALKAAGIERTVATVKAIEGIYKNFATEGRVLDIENNLADALTKGTTSWIVESVNEARYYKIIKDSYQFYLERRTTMPTSTVYHVQAPTLLAKSEQSLPKTGSSEKAVYSVVGLGLLLTGLGLGISVRKSEEQ, encoded by the coding sequence ATGGAAAAAGAATCATTTAAACTTCCAGGCTTTTCATTATATAAATTAAAAGTTGGATTAGCATCAGCAACTCTTCTATTTGCCTTTTCACAAGCTTCGCATGTTTTTGCAGACCAGGTTGGTACACCACCTTCATCAAGCGGTATAGCAAAAACTGAAGCAGTAAGCTCTCCGATTGAAGCTGCTGGTGCTGAAATTGCTGCTGATACGACGAAACCTGTTGTTGAAGAATCTACAGCGAAACCAGGAGATTTGATCGATGTCTCAAAAAATGTATCACCTGTTGATGTCAAAGAAAGTCAAGAAGGCAATCAAACAGTCCGTGTAGAAATGTCGACTGTTGATGTTACAAAGACAGAAGTGGCTCCGGCAAAGGTTGATAAGGCGCCAGAGCCAATAACTAGACGTACTGAAAATACTTTATCTGGCACAGATGAAAATGGAAATCCCTATACGCAGTATGAGCGAGTAGATAAGACTACAACTATTACCTACACCTCAACGCCACCAACTGTGACAAAAGCTGGTTCAGCTGATATTGTATTTGTTGTCGACCGTTCAGGATCCATGGGTGGCACAATTGATATTGTTCGTGCAAATATTAATGAATTTGTACGAAATATTACTAAAGAGGGGATTACAGCACGTTTTGGCTTGGCAACATTTAGTGATGAAGTTTACGGCCGTAATTCTGGCAGCAAAGATGAAGATACGGTTCTAACACGGTTTGGGTCATCTTATTTTACAACTGATCCGGCTGAGCTCGAAAAAGCGTTAGCTGCGATTCGTATAGCGAGTGGAGGAGATACTCCAGAAACACCAACTCCTGCCCTGAACCAGATTATTTCGACCTATGATTGGTCTAAGTCATCTAAAAATAAGAAATTCGTCGTTTTATTAACAGATGCTGAAATGAAAGAAGACCCTTCAATTCCAACGGTTGCTGATACACTTGCGGCTTTGAAGGCTGCTGGTATAGAAAGAACCGTAGCAACGGTAAAAGCGATTGAGGGAATTTACAAAAATTTTGCAACAGAAGGCAGAGTGCTTGATATCGAAAATAACCTAGCTGATGCTCTAACAAAAGGAACCACTTCATGGATTGTTGAAAGTGTCAATGAAGCTCGTTACTATAAAATCATAAAAGATAGTTATCAATTCTATCTTGAACGTCGTACTACAATGCCTACATCTACCGTCTATCATGTTCAAGCACCAACACTTTTGGCCAAATCTGAACAGTCTCTTCCTAAAACAGGAAGTAGCGAAAAGGCAGTCTATAGTGTTGTGGGGCTTGGTTTGCTTCTGACTGGATTGGGGCTAGGTATTAGTGTAAGAAAATCAGAAGAACAATAA
- the rpmA gene encoding 50S ribosomal protein L27: MLKMNLANLQLFAHKKGGGSTSNGRDSQAKRLGAKAADGQTVTGGSILYRQRGTHIHAGVNVGRGGDDTLFAKVEGVVRFERKGRDKKQVSVYPIAK, translated from the coding sequence ATGTTAAAAATGAATCTTGCTAACTTGCAACTATTCGCCCACAAAAAAGGTGGAGGTTCCACATCTAACGGACGTGATTCACAAGCAAAACGTCTGGGAGCTAAAGCAGCTGACGGTCAAACCGTAACAGGTGGTTCTATCCTTTACCGTCAACGCGGCACTCACATCCATGCAGGTGTCAACGTTGGACGCGGCGGAGATGATACTTTGTTCGCAAAAGTTGAAGGCGTAGTACGCTTTGAGCGCAAAGGACGCGATAAGAAACAAGTTTCTGTTTACCCAATCGCTAAATAA